CAATTGCCGGTTCTAGAACTTCCTTTAAAGGAAGTTTCCCAAACCTTCTAGATAATTCTTTCCACCCATAAGGTTGTCCAGGTATAGTCACCGGTATAAATCCATGTTGTGGAATTTTTTTATAGCCCTTTCCTATTACACTATCTATGTTGATAGCTTTAGGAGATGGTCCACTTGAGTTTAAACCATATATATTACCATTGGTCCAAACTATTGCAAAAGCATCCCCACCAATACCATTAGAGGTTGGCTCTACAACTGTAAGACATGCAGCAGTTGCAATAGCAGCATCAATAGCGTTACCACCATTCTTTAATATTTCTAATCCAGCCTGAGATGCTAAAGGTTGAGTAGTGGCAACCATACCCTTTCTTCCAAATACTACTGTTCTTTGAGACGAATATTCATATTCTGAAAAACAGAAATTCATACTATACCTCCAATATCAATTTGTATATTTCTAAAATAAGCTATATAATTTACATAATCATATTGATTATATCACTAAATTAATAAAAGGAGAATTTATATGGATGTTATTAATAATAAATATAGTAGGGATGATAAAATAAATAAATACTTTAAAAATACGAATATATGCTTTTTAGATATTGAAACTACAGGTTTTAGTCGAACTAAAAATATTATATATTTAGTAGGTGTTATGTATAAAGCCAATGACTATTGGTACGTAAAACAATTTTTTGCTAATAACTTTTCTGAAGAAAAGAATCTCATTATAGCATTAGCCAATTTTTTAAAGCCTTTTGATACAATAGTTACTTATAATGGAGATAATTTTGATATTAGCTTTTTAAATTATAAGTTTAAAAAATACAATATAGAATATTCTATATACGATATAGATAGTTTTGATATATATAAAACTATTAAGAAAGAGAATCTTTTTCTCAATTTAGATAGTTTAAAATTAGAGTCAGTAGAGGAGTTTGTTGGAATTAATAGAATAGATACATTGAGTGGCAAAGATTGTATTGCCTCTTACTATCAATATTTAAATACAAAAAATGAAAACCATAAAAATTTAATACTACAACATAATTATGAGGATTTAATCTATTTACCTAAAGTCCTTAAAATATTTGATATTATTGAAAAAGAGAAAACAGTGTCTATTCTTTTAAAGGATGAAGATATAGACATTATAATAGAGACTTTTAAAACAAAAGGAGATATGTTAGAAATTACTTGCTATCAAAAAAATTCAGACATGGACCCCATTATATTTTATGGTAAGAATTATAATATTAATTGGATTCCAAACAATAATCATCTTTCTATAGAAATAGAATTTAAAGAAGGATTACTCTCTACAAATGAGACATGCTTATATATAGACAATAAAAATAATCTTCACATAAATAATATAGAGGATGAATCAAAATATAATTTACCTAAACATTTGATTCCTATAAAAATAGATAAGAATTTTCAAATAAACAATATTAAAAACCTAATAAGAAGTATTATGGAATCTATATTGGAAAATCAATAAGTCTACCTATTAGTAAGTTTGCTAATATAGATATATATAAATGTTTAGCCGGATTACTTTTTATATAAAAGCTCATAGTTTCTTTTGAAAAAATTGAATTATAAATTTAACTTTTAAAATAAATAAAAAGTAGACCACAAAATGGTCTACTTTTCTTGGTGGGCCTTCAGGGACTCGAACCCCAGACCTACCGGTTATGAGCCGGGCGCTCTAACCAACTGAGCTAAAGGCCCCAATTATTAAATTACATGGTGCCCAGAGGCGGAATCGAACCACCGACACGGAGATTTTCAGTCTCCTGCTCTACCGACTGAGCTATCTGGGCAAAGTGGTGGGCCTTCAGGGACTCGAACCCCAGACCTACCGGTTATGAGCCGGGCGCTCTAACCAACTGAGCTAAAGGCCCCAATTAATGGTACCAAATCTCTTAATATATATGGCAGGGGTGGCAGGACTCGAACCCACGACATTCGGTTTTGGAGACCGACGTTCTGCCACTGAACTACACCCCTACAACCAATTAACATTGGTACCTTTGGCGGAGAAGGAGGGATTTGAACCCTCGCGCCCTATTGAAGGACCTACTCCCTTAGCAGGGGAGCCTCTTCAGCCGCTTGAGTAC
This genomic interval from Tissierellales bacterium contains the following:
- a CDS encoding ribonuclease H-like domain-containing protein — protein: MDVINNKYSRDDKINKYFKNTNICFLDIETTGFSRTKNIIYLVGVMYKANDYWYVKQFFANNFSEEKNLIIALANFLKPFDTIVTYNGDNFDISFLNYKFKKYNIEYSIYDIDSFDIYKTIKKENLFLNLDSLKLESVEEFVGINRIDTLSGKDCIASYYQYLNTKNENHKNLILQHNYEDLIYLPKVLKIFDIIEKEKTVSILLKDEDIDIIIETFKTKGDMLEITCYQKNSDMDPIIFYGKNYNINWIPNNNHLSIEIEFKEGLLSTNETCLYIDNKNNLHINNIEDESKYNLPKHLIPIKIDKNFQINNIKNLIRSIMESILENQ